In the genome of Ctenopharyngodon idella isolate HZGC_01 chromosome 19, HZGC01, whole genome shotgun sequence, one region contains:
- the LOC127501074 gene encoding T-cell differentiation antigen CD6-like, which yields METFKIMTIVQTVAFIQGYDSVISTEHPKVRVNVKHQRSGSCSWTLSTSRNNMSVIAVEDIKSLSSQICLSLGCGDVYKLKAFDAEFNSTCLTGCLYHDSELNNCTQTVRSHCKVLSEVICGFPYVALISSPCSWTIKSPDTESSVSLTKDTAHNVFSEICHELGCGQVYSLTQSSVRLNTTCFTNCVYHNYQLKNCTEVTNHSCSILSEVKCGNAAVRLVGGGHRCGGRVEVWRGSWGTVCDDGWDMEDANVVCSQLGCGYAVSVSGQGEPYGQGTGPIHLDELSCTGTEGSLWECPALMQGHDCGHKEDAGVVCSEYKALRLTGGLDRCAGRVEIHRNGRWGTVCDTCWQKEEATMACDMLNCGVVKNFTAFDPPFKHKNETLWYFICEQNSKNLWQCPEHINNEYLCMETKAAGLICNNSLGLPVPTSQIPNSAPATTEVTKMENSHRFFPSPELLGCFVLGFFLVIAVITNILLCHHDKKKKAVVVQKRYMNLQATAEAEENNYRDSVHLVKVINNSGDAEVPIFPQRIWPQSSIESGSYDTDYEQHDISLEAAFPLSTFHNSMRYSADGKTPAVKATNLNSVMEEATPADVSVRGYQQICDTSSDHDAHQMRGSASVDSFESSCTSSGECYENTGTKAQDLCSLESAECYENTGENRDSLPTADNEDLLKQESGRSVLGHTMDPSFNYQELDKGGSNREDSPLYSPVSYDNEAVSSESDYDDIGNYIQQPNYLH from the exons ATGGAGACTTTCAAGATCATGACCATTGTCCAAACTGTTGCTTTTATACAag GATATGACAGTGTCATCTCTACTGAGCATCCAAAGGTCAGGGTCAATGTGAAAC ATCAGCGTTCTGGGTCGTGCTCCTGGACCCTCAGCACCTCTAGAAACAACATGTCAGTTATAGCCGTGGAGGATATTAAAAGTCTCTCTTCTCAGATCTGTCTGTCCCTGGGATGTGGCGATGTATATAAATTAAAGGCATTTGATGCAGAATTCAACAGTACCTGTCTCACAGGCTGCCTTTACCACGACTCTGAGCTAAACAACTGCACTCAAACTGTGAGAAGCCACTGCAAGGTGCTCTCTGAGGTTATTTGTG GTTTTCCCTATGTGGCTCTAATATCTAGCCCATGTTCATGGACTATCAAATCCCCAGACACAGAATCCTCTGTGTCTCTGACTAAAGACACTGCCCACAATGTGTTCAGTGAGATATGCCATGAGCTTGGCTGTGGACAGGTCTACAGTCTCACTCAGAGCAGTGTGCGATTGAACACAACGTGTTTCACAAACTGTGTTTATCACAACTATCAATTAAAAAACTGTACGGAGGTAACTAACCATAGCTGCTCAATCCTCTCTGAAGTTAAATGCG GCAATGCTGCTGTCCGATTGGTTGGGGGCGGTCATCGCTGCGGGGGGCGTGTGGAGGTGTGGCGGGGATCCTGgggcacagtgtgtgatgatgGATGGGATATGGAGGATGCAAATGTGGTGTGTTCACAGCTTGGTTGTGGGTACGCTGTGTCTGTCAGCGGGCAAGGTGAGCCGTATGGCCAGGGTACAGGCCCCATACACCTGGATGAACTCAGCTGCACTGGAACAGAGGGGAGCTTATGGGAATGTCCGGCACTTATGCAAGGACACGACTGTGGGCATAAGGAGGACGCAGGTGTGGTTTGCTCAG AATACAAGGCTCTGCGACTGACAGGAGGTCTGGATCGATGCGCTGGGAGAGTGGAAATCCATCGCAATGGTAGATGGGGGACAGTGTGTGACACGTGCTGGCAGAAGGAAGAAGCTACAATGGCCTGTGATATGCTGAATTGTGGAGTGGTCAAAAATTTCACAGCCTTTGACCCCCCCTTCAAgcataaaaatgaaacactCTGGTATTTTATCTGTGAGCAGAATAGCAAAAACCTGTGGCAGTGTCCTGAGCACATTAACAATGAATATTTGTGCATGGAAACAAAAGCAGCTGGGTTGATTTGCAACA ATTCTCTTGGTCTGCCTGTTCCCACCAGTCAAATACCAAACTCAGCACCAGCAACTACAG AGGTGACGAAAATGGAAAATTCACATAGATTCTTCCCGTCTCCAGAGTTACTGGGGTGTTTTGTTCTGGGTTTCTTTCTTGTGATTGCAGTTATCACAAATATCCTCTTGTGTCATCatgataaaaagaaaaaag CTGTTGTAGTCCAGAAGAGATACATGAACCTACAGGCTACAGCTGAAGCAGAGGAAAATAACTACAGAGATTCTGTCCATCTTGTCAAAGTTATAAACAATAGCGGTGATGCTGAGG TTCCCATATTTCCTCAGCGTATCTGGCCTCAGAGTAGCATTGAGAGTGGATCGTATGATACGGACTATGAGCAACATGACATCAGTCTGGAAGCGGCTTTTCCTTTATCCACTTTTCACA ACTCAATGCGGTACAGTGCAGATGGTAAAACGCCTGCTGTAAAGGCTACAAACCTGAACAGTGTGATGGAGGAGG CTACCCCGGCAGATGTCTCAGTGAGAGGATACCAACAAATCTGTGACACTTCCTCTGATCATGATGCACACCAGATGCGTGGGTCTGCTAGTG TGGACTCGTTTGAGTCATCCTGCACCTCATCAGGAGAATGCTATGAGAACACAGGCACAAAAGCACAGGACCTGTGCTCGCTGGAGTCTGCTGAATGTTATGAAAATACAGGGGAAAACAGAGACAGTCTACCAACTGCAG ATAATGAAGATTTACTGAAGCAGGAATCCGGAAGATCTGTCCTGGGCCACACCATGGATCCTTCCTTCAATTACCAAG AACTAGATAAAGGGGGCAGCAACAGAGAGGACTCCCCGTTGTACTCACCTGTCAGCTATGATAATGAGGCCGTCTCTTCTGAAAGTGACTATGATGACATTGGCAACTATATACAACAACCTAATTACTTACATTAG